The DNA region GTGTAATATTGAAAGGCTTTATCAAATTCTCAATATTCACGTTtggaattaataaaaaaaaatagtaacaCATTTAACACATCTTGAAGTCCATgggaaaaatttattttttaaatatgtcgATTAGTTCAAATCATTTTCTTAGAAATATCGTGGTAAAAAGCTGCAAAAGCTTTgcctttctttttaatttttttaggactctttaaaaatgtttcaaggGCAAAAGGTTAAATTAATTGACTGCAGACATACTCCCCACTTTTGTTTATGTCAGCCTCATAATAATTTTAAAGGatgtatttaaatgtatttaacgaGTTGAGATCAattgaaattgttaaattcacctCAGTAATGGATGGATTACCTTAACATAATGACCTAAGGTATATATATAGCTTCCATGCTTGGCAGGTACGTAAAATGACGGAGTTGATCAACAGTATGAAACTGATAAAGATGTATGCATGGGAGAAACCATTCAAAAGCGCCATTCAAGGTATATTGCTGTTTataaaagagagataactcccATTTGCCTTTTGCCCCCTGAGCAatattgctacatgtaataatcggaaattaaaattaaaaaagaaaaatgaagaattttttttggcactttaaaaatatcttcGTCGTCTTTATAGAATTAATCCACTGCTTTCCCTTTGACTGTTGCAGatataagaaaacacgaaaagaAGTATCTCTTTTTGTCGGCCATTTTGAATTCCATAAGCACCGCCATTATTCCGGTCACCCCGACGCTGGCTTCTGTTGCCACCATAGCTTCCTACAAAGCAGCCGGCAACGAACTGTCTGCTGCCACGGTACTTATTTTGTCATAATGTCTGTCGGCACTGTTCAAACTTCTGTTCAAACTTATTGTCAGCTGAAGACGTTTCTAtagaaacattttttctttcttaatcaCAAACGTCCAACGTGATGATAATAAACAGGGGTAAAGCTTATAACCTATCCCCTTTTAAAATCCTCAcccctaaaaaaaattgattttggtGTTTGGATAGACAGCGTGTCATTTCCCTCAACTTGATGCTGTATTACTAGTACCTGTCATCGAGTTTTATAAATCTATTTATGtcattaattcaattttaaatcattCGATTGATTTAAATGCGAGATCATTATAactgaaaaaaaggaaaaaaattaattagatatTAACAGTATATGTCCATTTCAGGCGTTTGCGGTGATTGGGACACTGAATTTCCTGCGCGTGATTGTCTCTTTTATACCATTTGCCACCAGGGCATTGGGAGAATCCAAAGTTAGCTTTGAAAGGATGAAGGTGGGTAAAGATTCAAGAATGTCAGTATAAAAAACAGGTAGTGGGGGGATACCCTGAAACTTGGAACACAGAATTTCCATCTGTTGGAAAttgtaattttcattattcagcCCGTATCAAAATCATGATGTAGCATTGATGTGTACAGAATATTTCCATTACATGCATCTAAACACTATATACATGATAAGGAAATACATTAAACCTATCCTAACTCATTAATCATTATGAATAGAATACTTAGTCACATCATAAGTATCGTACAAAGTTTTTAATGTAACATGACATGTTCTACTTAAAGTAGTATACATGGCCTGATTTTTACCCGAACAACttcataataatgaaaaaaataaatacgtCTAACACACCTGCCACAATAATGGCgtagttttaaagttttataaaataaaaatacagcatcatttatcattttttttcagttaacgTACAACTGAATATAAGTAATAGgaaattattcttttaatataataattatttagtgATAATTATGGTCGGGCGTGAACAAATCTTTCGTAAAACCCTTTGggtttaatttgatttgatcacAACCGCCAAAAATCATCACCTTATAATACTTAAAGCATTATTTACAGCGTCACCTGATAGCAGACGAGTACCAGGCCCCCTCAACAAACTGTTCTGACCCGTCCCTGGCGGTAGAGATCACGGACGCTACCTTTATATGGGACCCCCCGGAATCAACAGACCAAGACAAAAAGAAGAAACAGAAGAAAGGTAATAGAgcaaagatgaaaaaataaccAATTTCCTTACGCTGTCGTGAATAAagatatcaatgaaatatttttatcattttttcccCCAGAGATAGTCTTGAAACCCTCAAGTCAACGAAGAGACACAATTTATCTTCAGAATTTGAGTTTTCAGACAAAGAAGGTACGATTTGGCAaagatattgtttgtttttgtggGCTTTTCTTGAATTGCATAATCCCGATATGGTACTCGATGAACTTGTTTGCTATTATCTTTTAGGGTCGATTAATTGGAATATGTGGACCAGTCGGATGCGGAAAGTCCGCCTTTTTATCATCTATTTTGGGAAGAGTAAGATCTGATTACATGTTATAGACAAAGTACCTTTTAATCAAGtgacaataaatattaaaaaaaaagatgataaagTGGGACAGTGCTTTTGCGTTTAATGATACTTTTGAAGCAACATAGACTTGTCTAAGAGAAATCAAAAGTCATGAAAAAAATCTCTACCGAACATTACTCTATAAAccaattcaaatgaaatatccATCCTTAGATATCTATGGCATCTGGTCATTTAGCAGTAAATGGGTCTGTTGCATACGCAGCTCAGCAAGCTTGGATTTTCAATGGCACTGTGCGAGACAACATCTTATTTGGGAAACCGTATGAGCAGGAGAGGTATATAAAGTGAAATATGAATGATTACTGGTTCGAACCTCTTTTTTCCAATATATTTAACTCACGTTGCTTACACCAATGGTATTTATTTTTCTCTGTTTTCAGATATCAGAATGTATTGTTTGTTTGTGGACTTCAACCGGATCTTCTTCTTTTGGCAAATGGCGATGAAACCGAggtaacaccccccccccccccccccccacacacacacacacacttcgactaaaatgaaaagtaaaataaaataagtctGAGATCAAACTGCAAACAGTTTGCTTTTGATTATGTTATCGAAGGTTTCATGAATTAAGTTTTCTAACTTTCCATAGATAGGTGACAGGGGTACAAATTTGAGTGGGGGACAAAAGCAGAGAGTGAGTCTTGCGCGCGCAGTTTACAGCGACGGCGACATCTACTTGCTTGATGACGTATTGTCAGCTGTTGATGTACACGTTGGCCGTCACCTCTTCCACAATTGTATCAAGAAGTTTCTGAATGGTAAAACCATCATCTTTACAACGCATCAGCTACAGGTGAATGCAAATTTGCatttgattattaaaaatatggTTTTCTGTGTTTGTATGATTCTGTTTTAGTGTGCAATAAACCCAAAACACACATTTCCTTCATTATACTCTGTCGGCCAAAGTTTGACCGAAACCATAGGGTATAATcgaaaatttttgtaaaaatgtcaaaataaaaccatttttgCAGTTACATTTTCTTTCTGTGGTAAGAAGGTAACATATAATGATTatcagaactttttttttaccagtaTCTGAAACACTGTGACGAAATAATGGTCATGGAAAATGGAGAGTTCGTTGAACAAGGAAAGCATGACGATCTCATAACACTGAATGGATACTACAGTTCCATGATGAAGCAATTCCACCAATCCACGGACAATCCCACGAGAGCAACTAGTATGTGCAGTATCTTAATACTATCACAAAAAAACCTAAAACGATGATACCAAATTTGGGTTTCCCTCTTTTactcattgatatttttttcataagttGATGATGTAAAGCGCGTTGATGACGAAGACCAAGGCGCCACACCACAACAGAAGAAAACAGAAAATGGAGTACAGAACGGAACAACGGGGAAGAATCCGGAAATAGGCCAACTTCATAAAGAGAAATCATATAAAGGTGATAAAaactgttaaattaaaaaatgttgcaATAAATGATTGCAATACGCCCGTCTTTAAACagatttatattaaatattatgtaCTGTGATATTAACTGCTATGTAATCAAACTATTATAAATGGCTAAAAGTCTAGAAGGCTCGTTCGAAATTAGAAATCCAATATCACTTAGACTTTGTTTGAAGCATTGGAGACAGATATTCAAGAATAAGAAGTATTCACAGTTCCTATGGCGTAATTTTTGGGAGGTTTTGTggggttttggggtttttttttctcttatatttttttttaccagaggTAACGTTCGTTTTCAGGAAAATTGACCAAGTCTGAAGAAATGCAGGTTGGCGACATTACATGGGGGACGTACTTTTCTTACGTGAACGCCATGGGCGGAATCTGTGTAGCCATTTTTGTTATCACCTGTAGCATCCTCACTTCCGGTTCTGTAGTGTTCAGTGATTGGTGGCTTAGTATATGGATCAACACATTCTATGTATGGGGTAACTTCTTTCTTTTCACAGTTTGAAAACCCAGAAAATAattgtacatatgtatttaagATTTATTTCTATTCACACTTTCTTTCAGACAAATTCGGACAGTGATTTTAAGAACTCGTCCATTATGCCAAATAGTTCAACACAATTCAATACTACTGAGATAATGGCAACGACCAGTATCAGTTTGTTTTCGAATGAAACCATACCAGTTGTTTCTGAATCCTCTTCTGGACTTGATTTTTATCTAACGGTCTATGTGTCATCGATGGGAATTATAATTGTGATGATGATTGCCAAAGGATTTATTGGAGCcacagtatgtacatgtatcatgatgTTCCTTTACCGATCTCATCAACTTCAAATCTTCACGTCAAAATAATCAGCAAAATTGTTAACTTGAATCAAAAATTGCATACTAGAAAcctttattaagaaaaaatactCTAATTACAGTATTATGTTCGAGCGGCTTGTAGGCTCCACGATATTGTATTGACGAACGTGATGAAAGCGCCAATGCGATTCTTCGATGCCAACCCACCTGGAAGAATTCTTAACCGTTTTTCAAAAGACTTGGACGAAGGTAACATATAGGCCTACACAAGAATGCTCTGCGATTTTGCGTCTTGTACCTTTGCACATATACAAATTTCTAGTTCCACTGACTTCGTTGCAACTTATCatcaatattttcattcataataGCCGATGTTTATTTACCCCAACTTCAAGACACGTTCTTCCAAATCGGCAACCAAGTCCTGTTATCACTTATATCGGCCGTTGTTGTCTTACCTTGGATTGCCATAGCAATAGTGCCTGTAGCCGTATTCTTTTACTTCTTCAAAATCGTGTCGTCTGTCTCGGTGCGTCAATTCAAGCGTTTGGAAAACATAGCGCGGTCGCCACTTCTTGGTCATGTAAACACTTCAGCTCAGGGCCTTACAACGATCGTAGCATTCAAGCAGCAAGCAAACAGTATTCAAAGGTATGCAATAAGACGTCATTcttcaaatacaattttttggTTATTTCGATAACTCATGTTaatcaaattatgaaaatttcagCATCCGGAATTTTACGGACGTTTCGACTGTAGCCACCTTTCTGATAGACATCGCAATGCGGTGGATCGGAGTGCGGCTGGATCTTGCGGCGTGTTGTATCACCATAGCCACCGCTCTAGCTCTGATTCTCACCAAGGGATCCACGGACGCCGCTCAGGCGGCCTTAGCGCTTACTCTCTGTATTAGGGTATTCAAATctctttgtttaaaacattattgacaatgtgttttgtatttatttccCTAAATGCAGCCATATCATTTCAGTTGTCGTTACCTTATCTGTTcctatgttttgaaaataagttTCTATTAAAATATGAGTTTGTGGCGATAATTGTCCTCCTCTCTGCAAACATGCACACACGTACGATACCtcttaatttgttttgatgTCTCAAAATATTCCAGGAAAAATTCTTAGAAAAttagtgtattttattttctgagATCTAACGCATTTGCAAAAAATCCATAATGAACGAATTATCAGTTAAATTGATGTTTAACTTTCGAACTAATTAAAACTTCATGTATGTTATTAACGTACCGTAATGTTAGAAAAAGGCACACTTTGTAATAATTCTTCATTTGCACACTCTGTAGCAGTGTGTATAGCATACAACAAATGTCTGTTTATTCCGACGGGACAGAAATTATCACCTCGCACAGATATATATAACTGACTTTGTCAAAAAGTTCATATAATTGAAATCCCAAATCCAATTCGGACTTCGgcaaataaacattttgtataaaatttaatgacaaagcAATGAGGATACGTTTCTTTTGAAAGGTTGTATCAGTGATGCAGTTCATGATACGAATTTTGAACGATGTTGAGGCAAGATTTACATCAGTCGAACGTCTTCATCAATATGAAAAGGTAATACTTGTAATATGCGGTGCACTAATCTAATTGTTTGAGCTCCGCTCTGCGGGCGCTCTATAGTGATCTGTCTGTCATTCCGTCCTTCCATCCGTCTGTCCGACCGAGATCGCTTGTCCAATGGAGCACATCTTCTCTCTCCTTGGCATAATCTGATTCATAATCATCCACAGAGTATCTTTGCATAAAGGGTgttcagtgaccttgaaccatgtttctagATCTAAGATTAAGGTCATAGaagaaatagataaaaaaaaaatatatatatatatatatatatatatatatatatatatatatatatatatatatatatatatatgtgtgtgtgtgtgtgtgtgaaatCCTTGGGCATTTCTTCTCTCCCCTTGATCAAATCTGGTTCATAATTCACTTACAGAGTGTTTATGTATGAGGTCATATCAGAccattgaaaatcttttttttttcagagcaaATACACTTTCCATTTAGCCCAATTTGGCTTATACGTCATATAAACAGAGCTACTGAGTATAGGGTGTGTAGTGACTTTGATCCAATTTCcaaggtcaaatgtgaaggCCGTAGCTGAATTATATAAATTCCTTGTCCGGAGTCCATCGTCTCTCCCTTTGCTATAATTTGGCTCATACATCGCCCACATGGTGCCTTTGATTAAAGAATATGCAGTAATCATGAATGATGTTTGtcggtcaaggtcatatcacacaaaaatcttttcatatatatatatatatatatatatatatatatatatatatatatatatatatatatatatatatatactctccactAAGCCCTATTACTTTACTTTAACAAAGCTTTTTGGTTAATGGTGTGCactgaccttgaaccaagtcaatgtgaaAGTCATAGCCGGATCTATGTATAAATAGTTATAGACTGCATTTGCCTAATCTTGCTCAGATTGAATTAAATTCCCTGTATGTAAGGGGTAATTAGATTAAATgagaagttctatgccagctaaAGTTGTAGGTAATGGTCAaagcaaaaatctctgaaattcttttcatcCTATGTCCATTGTTTAGGCGGGTctctttgagatggtcaccatctcaatgttgtctagctgacttttattttcatccTAACTATTACAATGAAATTATTCgaaaatattatgattttgCTAGTCCCCTTCACTCTCGAATTGACATCCTTAATGAATGCACGATGGAACATTAATAATGTGTTCATGAAAATAATCAATCCACAAATTTAAACCGCAGAAAATTGACAATCCACGTGTTTTTGTCTACACGAAATTTAAACATCAGTATACACATTAATTGAAAATGTTGAACGATTTGAATTTGCATCCTAGGACTTGGAATCGGAGAGTCAGACTTTCGCCGAGACCCCTGCGGAGAGCTGGCCAAACGAGGGCCGGGTTATCTTCTCCAACGTTCAGATGAAGTACAGAGACGATATGGAACCCGTTCTGAACGAAATAAAATTCGATATTCATCCTCGTCAAAAAGTTGGAATTGTTGGTCGCACGGGAGCAGGTGTGTTAATGTTTGATGACATTTTTTAACGTAATCGTGGCACACATATTGTTCTTTTATGATCTTTCCTATGTAATTTGTAGGCAAGTCCTCACTAGCTGCTGCATTGTTCAGGTTGAATGAGTTATCCGGGGGACATATCTACATAGACGGGGTGGACATTGCAAAGATTTCTCTGGAACTATTACGATCCAAGCTCTCCACCATTCCCCAGGATCCAGTTTTATTTGCCGGTACAATGCGGTAAGCAGCGCTACTCGGACGCtattgtgaataaaaaaacattataacaagatcttggactttgggtaattaagtcaaacagcaatgtggggtctggcttttgagctaagaagACGCAACCGGTGCATACCgggatttcgcttgaaaccgcgtcattttttaaaacttgttctGACGCACGAAATAGATAGCTGCGttctactgaaagtccaagatcttgttaaaatgattttaaaccatCTATTGTCATAGTTGTTACAAAGCATGAATTTTTGCGTTAATTTGCAGTATTATGCATCGATACCGAGTCTAGTGGCATCTACTCACAATTAGTGAAATTGTTCTCTGACCAAGTAGGACTAAAGGCGGTTAAAAGATTGTAATACTTTAATGGTCGGTAACAGCGtttgttttacatttatatttgtactgttttatattattacgatatatttattttgttagatACAATCTTGACCCCTTCGGACAATATACTGATGACGTCATGTGGTCTGCATTAGAAGCTGTtcatatgaaagaaaaggtGAAATGCCAGAATTGCAAAAATGATAATGTTCCTTCTCATAAtaggatttttttgtttttgtgtttgtttattatataataacaattttttttttcaaattaaggtCAAACAATTCGAAAATGAATTAGATTACATGATAGAAGAAAACGGAGAAAACTTTTCAGTTGGAGAAAGGCAGTTGATATGCTTAGCCAGAGCTATTTTGCGTAGAAATAAAGTAAGTCATGTTAACAAGacataaaatttgaacatttgtaTTTGAATCTTATAAAGATAGCTTGTATAAACGACGTCCTGTAACATACAGATTCTAGTACTGGACGAGGCCACGGCGTCCATTGATACAGCAACAGACGCTAAGATCCAGCAGACGATCAGAGAGAGTTTCGCAGACTGTACGGTCCTCACAATAGCTCATCGCCTCAACACCGTcctacattgtgacgtcatcattatTATGGAGGCTGGAAAGGTCAGTTTTAAATCCCTTTCACGCTTATTGTAACCGTGATTTTATGTTAATGAAATGATAATAAATGAATCAgcatttataatgcatattatgttaaaaacaaattacgAAATCCGCTATCATCgaaaatatattatcataatgCCGAAACATCGGGTTCCATGGTTGACAGATATTTTTATGACCTCCGCTTTACAGAGTAGATATTATGTTAATATAGcttattttaacgatttttaACAAGAATTGGTTGTTTAAGTGTCCAATTCGCTTACCTATAACTAAATTGTGGTTGCATCAAGTCTGCAGTAACCTGCATTTATTTGCCTATGATCCATAACATTTGTGACATTGCATAAGATTACCAGGTCGTTGATTAATGGCTCCATATTCTATAATTTATTCGACATTTAATTAAAGATACTAAAACCatcatattaaaacaatatattctGTCCCATACCGTCTTATAAATCTGCACGTGTTTGTTAATCAACGACCCTGGTCAAGTGATTTAAATATGACCCATTTTATTATCATGGTAATGAGACGTAGGTGAGTGAGTGAATTAATTAAGGATTGTTTTTGCTAGGTGATGGAGATGGGCTCCCCACAGGATCTGTTGTCGGACCCCAGATCTTACTTCAACACCATGCTCTCTGCCCAGACCGTTAAGACGCCGTCCCCCTAGTGAAATCGTCAGACTGTGGTCTCTATAGGACAGACTTGTGttcattcattaattaaaatgtCAGTCATCCAAACCGCATTTGTTCGCGTTTGTTAGACAAGTACTAGGCGACaacattaaaatacaaatgaacCTATTGTTTTGTGAATTGAAAaactactctctctctctctctctctctctctctctctctctctctctctcctctgaATTTTTGGGCTTTTTCCTATcttttttctcttaaaataaAACCTGCCAAATTGAAGAAGAAAAACTGAGCTAACTTGAAACAATAAGTTGACAAAAGAATTTTACAGAtgggtatgtttattttttttaaaatgaaacaataaaatTGACGATCAAAGAACTTATCATTGAAAATAGAGTTTTTTATGATACTcacttttttacattacattttacgcatttaaaaagagaaagtttataaagtaaatacatgtaaaacaaaaacatttgaaaacttATTCTTTCTaactttctttctctctttgccccccccccctccactctTTCAATAACATCAGGGTTACAGTTTGAGTTAAATTTAAATGTGTCAAACTGTTTGTTTTCAAGGGGAAAAGGTctgattaaaatgataattttatacgATTGGAATTTGGAAGTGGTTTTGTTATTAAACTTTTCTTTGATGCACATCAAATTTATAAGACAGAAGTTGATCTTATTAACATATTCGAcgaaataaaaacaatgctttCACATAAACTGTATAGTGCATGTGTTAGCATACTAATTGTAGAAAATCCATCTGACTTAACCAAACTTTTTCCTTCCTTGCTATAAATATGTCTTAGATCAATCGATGACGATGAAAAAAATTTCCCGAATCATTCAGATTTGTCAAATCAAATTTATGCCCGTATCTCTGTGAAATAAACATGGAATTTATTTACTCAATATTTTGCTATAAATACTCCCTAGGACGTTCCAATATGTGATTTTATGCTA from Crassostrea angulata isolate pt1a10 chromosome 7, ASM2561291v2, whole genome shotgun sequence includes:
- the LOC128155625 gene encoding ATP-binding cassette sub-family C member 5-like, with translation MVNNRRESSQPELRRYSIYPDRRVHFNEALEWDEETESTWQSGNQLNGTSYPYSDFTANREPYQRKYSAALKVLKPLRPRSKDGKIPINKAGFFSYLLVTWMSKLIWKVFRHRNEQLNEEDIWTCPDEESANVNTERLARLWNDEVNKRGKEKASFLRVWLKFAKTRIIVTLVIIAINAVSTFLESGYLLNLIVQYLESEEENLWYGISLVVCVAACQIVRATSFCVIIIFGVQTGVRFRAGLLGLAYDKMLRLKSVRGKQLSEMITIFGADAYRVFLNNVTFAYLLALPIYVIIGAIYTYYLLGPWCFVAIGIFVFCYIIQARLTSVVAYLRVKTLKFTDKRVRKMTELINSMKLIKMYAWEKPFKSAIQDIRKHEKKYLFLSAILNSISTAIIPVTPTLASVATIASYKAAGNELSAATAFAVIGTLNFLRVIVSFIPFATRALGESKVSFERMKRHLIADEYQAPSTNCSDPSLAVEITDATFIWDPPESTDQDKKKKQKKEIVLKPSSQRRDTIYLQNLSFQTKKGRLIGICGPVGCGKSAFLSSILGRISMASGHLAVNGSVAYAAQQAWIFNGTVRDNILFGKPYEQERYQNVLFVCGLQPDLLLLANGDETEIGDRGTNLSGGQKQRVSLARAVYSDGDIYLLDDVLSAVDVHVGRHLFHNCIKKFLNGKTIIFTTHQLQYLKHCDEIMVMENGEFVEQGKHDDLITLNGYYSSMMKQFHQSTDNPTRATIDDVKRVDDEDQGATPQQKKTENGVQNGTTGKNPEIGQLHKEKSYKGKLTKSEEMQVGDITWGTYFSYVNAMGGICVAIFVITCSILTSGSVVFSDWWLSIWINTFYTNSDSDFKNSSIMPNSSTQFNTTEIMATTSISLFSNETIPVVSESSSGLDFYLTVYVSSMGIIIVMMIAKGFIGATYYVRAACRLHDIVLTNVMKAPMRFFDANPPGRILNRFSKDLDEADVYLPQLQDTFFQIGNQVLLSLISAVVVLPWIAIAIVPVAVFFYFFKIVSSVSVRQFKRLENIARSPLLGHVNTSAQGLTTIVAFKQQANSIQSIRNFTDVSTVATFLIDIAMRWIGVRLDLAACCITIATALALILTKGSTDAAQAALALTLCIRVVSVMQFMIRILNDVEARFTSVERLHQYEKDLESESQTFAETPAESWPNEGRVIFSNVQMKYRDDMEPVLNEIKFDIHPRQKVGIVGRTGAGKSSLAAALFRLNELSGGHIYIDGVDIAKISLELLRSKLSTIPQDPVLFAGTMRYNLDPFGQYTDDVMWSALEAVHMKEKVKQFENELDYMIEENGENFSVGERQLICLARAILRRNKILVLDEATASIDTATDAKIQQTIRESFADCTVLTIAHRLNTVLHCDVIIIMEAGKVMEMGSPQDLLSDPRSYFNTMLSAQTVKTPSP